The Mucilaginibacter terrenus genome has a segment encoding these proteins:
- a CDS encoding alkaline phosphatase family protein: MQSKKRVLFYLVDGAHAEVMPELLEQGLLPNIKRIIEEGTYRKATTCFPSTTGPAYLPFLTGHFPGTQDITGIRWFDKKEFKRTRWNKNAMRSYCGPEAAWFNTDMHPDKPTLFELMGESYNLYNMITRNVPDEYDLGKKGKGWLYTKAHFKQVHHPVDLQGHDRIMQMLESGKDFDFLFAVFPSVDWDSHYHHIRDERTIEAYKIVDRSLGTVRAKLESKGMWDDTLFVLTSDHGLTPTTKHLDLGDWMTNNGLKSVYYPVIWKSNPKSAVMISGNSFGSIHLLNHEGDHVLRETEIVNIMGADKLQKLLNEDAVDFAIYRGDEEQTFIVHNKAGKAKISVRNDVFTYEPQTANVLAYGGKVEATGHRAILEATFDTDYPDAIFQIYQLFQSRRAGDIVISANVGYDLREFWEYPEHIGSHGSLRREHIHVPLIYNQKGWKEGPARTADLFDTILKWKGITPEKSEGEPLF, from the coding sequence ATGCAAAGCAAAAAGCGCGTGCTTTTTTACCTGGTAGACGGCGCCCACGCCGAAGTAATGCCCGAGTTGTTAGAACAGGGACTGCTACCCAATATTAAAAGGATTATAGAAGAAGGTACTTACCGCAAAGCCACAACCTGTTTCCCTTCTACCACCGGCCCTGCTTACCTGCCGTTTTTAACAGGCCATTTTCCCGGCACTCAGGATATAACCGGCATACGCTGGTTTGATAAAAAAGAGTTTAAGCGCACCCGCTGGAACAAAAATGCGATGCGCAGCTATTGCGGGCCGGAAGCTGCCTGGTTTAACACGGATATGCACCCGGACAAGCCAACTCTGTTTGAGCTAATGGGCGAATCGTACAACCTGTACAACATGATTACCCGTAACGTGCCTGATGAATATGACTTAGGTAAAAAGGGTAAAGGTTGGCTATACACTAAAGCGCATTTTAAGCAGGTACACCATCCGGTAGATTTACAGGGCCACGACCGTATTATGCAAATGCTGGAATCCGGCAAAGACTTTGATTTTCTTTTTGCGGTATTCCCCAGCGTAGACTGGGACTCGCACTATCACCACATACGCGACGAACGCACCATTGAGGCATATAAAATAGTAGACCGCAGTTTAGGTACCGTACGTGCCAAGCTGGAGAGCAAAGGCATGTGGGACGATACATTGTTTGTATTGACATCTGACCACGGGCTTACGCCAACAACCAAGCACCTGGATCTGGGTGACTGGATGACCAACAACGGGCTAAAATCTGTTTACTACCCGGTTATCTGGAAAAGTAATCCAAAATCGGCCGTGATGATCTCCGGTAACTCATTTGGCAGCATCCACCTGCTGAATCATGAGGGTGACCATGTGCTACGCGAAACGGAGATTGTAAACATAATGGGTGCAGACAAGCTGCAGAAGCTGCTTAACGAAGATGCGGTGGATTTTGCTATTTACCGCGGCGATGAAGAACAAACCTTTATTGTACATAACAAAGCAGGCAAAGCCAAAATATCTGTCAGGAACGACGTGTTTACTTACGAGCCGCAAACTGCGAATGTGCTGGCATACGGGGGCAAAGTAGAAGCTACCGGCCACCGGGCTATACTGGAGGCTACCTTTGATACCGATTACCCGGATGCTATTTTCCAGATATACCAATTGTTCCAAAGCCGCAGGGCAGGGGATATTGTTATCAGCGCTAACGTAGGTTATGACCTGCGTGAGTTTTGGGAATACCCGGAGCACATAGGATCGCATGGTTCGCTCCGCCGCGAACATATTCATGTGCCGCTTATCTACAACCAAAAAGGCTGGAAAGAGGGCCCTGCCCGTACCGCCGACCTGTTCGATACTATCCTGAAGTGGAAAGGCATTACGCCTGAAAAGTCTGAAGGTGAGCCTTTATTTTAA
- a CDS encoding lipocalin family protein, whose product MKTLVKLTACLLIVLLAACTKEKVEADKPLAGTWQLNAAYTDPGDGSGKYVPVSNPGNNKLTFKSDGKLEVSGLNNSDNFLLYFSAYSTYTVKDSTTLVFKKQTGTDSQNFIYKIEGDMLTLSPAGPLMCIEGCGVRFIKED is encoded by the coding sequence ATGAAGACACTGGTAAAACTTACAGCATGTTTGTTAATTGTGTTATTAGCAGCATGCACCAAAGAAAAAGTTGAAGCTGATAAACCCCTCGCCGGAACCTGGCAGCTTAACGCGGCTTACACCGACCCCGGCGACGGCAGCGGTAAATACGTTCCGGTGAGTAACCCGGGTAACAACAAGCTGACGTTTAAAAGCGACGGGAAACTGGAGGTAAGCGGACTAAATAATTCGGATAACTTCCTGCTGTATTTCTCGGCATACAGTACTTACACCGTTAAAGACAGCACTACGCTTGTATTTAAGAAGCAAACCGGGACCGATTCACAAAACTTCATTTATAAGATAGAAGGCGATATGTTAACATTATCCCCAGCCGGCCCGCTGATGTGTATAGAAGGTTGCGGTGTTAGGTTCATCAAGGAGGACTAA
- the purH gene encoding bifunctional phosphoribosylaminoimidazolecarboxamide formyltransferase/IMP cyclohydrolase: MSQSVQIKNALISVYYKDNLEPIIHELNRLGVKIYSTGGTETFIRDLGVDVIAVEDLTSYPSILGGRVKTLHPKVFGGILSRRGLDSDEQQLAQYEIPEIDLVIVDLYPFEETVNSGANQDDIIEKIDIGGISLIRAAAKNYKDVVILASKDDYGILEDILKTQDGSTTIDQRRKFAQKAFNISSNYDTHIFQYFDATEPMPVFKQSIQKSQTLRYGENPHQKGTFYGNLEAMFTKLNGKELSYNNLVDVDAAVSLIDEFTEPTIAILKHTNACGVATRNFIKEAWVDALACDPVSAFGGVIIANDEINAETATEIDNIFYEVLIAPAYTDEALNILTAKKNRIVLIRNRVELPLKQFKTLLNGVIEQDKDLVVEGPDQMTSVTDVKPTEQELKDLHFANKLVKHTKSNTIVIAKNNQLLASGVGQTSRVDAMKQALVKAAEFGFDVKGAVMASDAFFPFPDCVEIGADAGITAVLQPGGSINDKLSVAKCNEKGIAMVTTGVRHFKH; the protein is encoded by the coding sequence ATGAGCCAGTCCGTTCAAATAAAAAATGCCCTTATCTCGGTTTATTACAAAGACAACCTGGAGCCGATAATTCATGAGCTTAACCGCTTAGGCGTTAAGATATACTCTACCGGCGGTACCGAAACCTTCATCCGCGATTTGGGTGTAGATGTGATTGCAGTTGAGGACCTTACCTCCTATCCATCAATCCTGGGCGGGCGTGTAAAAACTTTGCACCCTAAGGTATTTGGCGGCATATTATCGCGCCGCGGACTGGATAGCGATGAGCAGCAGCTTGCACAATACGAGATACCGGAAATTGACCTGGTAATTGTAGACCTGTACCCGTTTGAAGAAACAGTAAACTCCGGTGCAAACCAGGACGATATTATTGAAAAAATAGACATCGGCGGCATATCGCTCATCCGCGCGGCGGCAAAAAACTACAAGGATGTAGTTATTCTAGCCTCAAAAGATGATTACGGCATCCTGGAAGATATCCTTAAAACGCAGGATGGTTCTACCACGATAGATCAGCGTCGTAAGTTTGCTCAAAAGGCCTTCAACATATCATCAAACTACGACACGCATATTTTTCAGTATTTTGATGCAACGGAGCCGATGCCTGTTTTCAAGCAAAGCATTCAAAAAAGTCAAACGCTGCGCTATGGCGAGAACCCGCACCAGAAAGGCACTTTCTATGGCAACCTCGAAGCCATGTTCACCAAACTGAATGGTAAGGAACTATCATACAACAACCTGGTAGATGTTGACGCGGCGGTATCACTTATCGATGAGTTTACCGAACCTACCATTGCTATCTTAAAACACACCAATGCTTGCGGCGTAGCTACACGTAATTTCATTAAAGAAGCCTGGGTAGATGCCCTTGCCTGCGATCCTGTTTCGGCATTTGGCGGTGTGATCATCGCTAATGATGAAATAAACGCCGAGACAGCTACAGAAATAGATAATATCTTCTACGAGGTGCTTATCGCTCCAGCTTATACCGATGAAGCTTTAAATATTCTTACCGCCAAAAAGAACCGCATAGTGTTGATTCGCAATCGTGTGGAGCTGCCGTTAAAACAGTTCAAGACCTTACTGAATGGCGTTATAGAGCAGGACAAAGACCTGGTTGTAGAAGGCCCGGACCAGATGACCAGCGTTACCGATGTAAAACCGACAGAACAGGAATTAAAAGACCTGCATTTTGCTAACAAACTGGTAAAGCACACAAAATCTAACACCATTGTTATTGCCAAAAACAACCAGCTGCTGGCTAGCGGCGTAGGCCAGACCTCACGCGTAGATGCCATGAAACAGGCTCTGGTTAAAGCAGCAGAGTTTGGGTTTGATGTAAAAGGTGCGGTGATGGCTTCTGATGCTTTCTTCCCCTTCCCGGATTGTGTGGAGATAGGTGCTGATGCCGGTATTACTGCGGTATTGCAGCCAGGCGGATCAATAAACGATAAACTTTCAGTAGCTAAATGCAACGAGAAAGGCATTGCAATGGTAACCACCGGTGTACGTCACTTTAAACACTAA
- a CDS encoding rod shape-determining protein, which yields MGLFNFFTQEIAIDLGTANTLIIHNDKVVVDEPSIVAFDRTTNKVIAIGRQAMQMEGKTHDNIRTVRPLKDGVIADFNAAELMIRGMIKMINQGKGWFFPSLRMVICIPSGITEVEKRAVRDSAEIAGAKEVYLIYEPMAAAVGIGIDVEEPMGNMIIDIGGGTTEIAVIALSGIVCDQSIRVAGDNFDSDIVQYIRRQHNIMIGDRTAEKIKIEVGAALPELTEPPADFAVQGRDLMTGVPKQITVSYTEIAHCLDKSISKIEEAILKALEITPPELSADIYQTGIYLTGGGALLRGLDKRVAAKTKLPVHVAEDPLRAVVRGTGTALKNIGNFKFLMQ from the coding sequence ATGGGTTTATTCAATTTTTTCACACAAGAGATAGCTATTGACCTGGGTACCGCAAATACCCTCATTATACATAACGATAAAGTTGTTGTTGACGAACCGTCGATAGTTGCTTTTGACCGTACCACAAATAAGGTTATTGCAATTGGCCGCCAAGCCATGCAAATGGAAGGAAAAACCCACGATAACATCCGTACCGTAAGGCCGCTTAAAGATGGTGTAATTGCCGACTTTAACGCTGCCGAGCTAATGATCCGCGGGATGATCAAAATGATCAACCAGGGTAAAGGATGGTTCTTTCCGTCATTGCGTATGGTTATCTGCATTCCATCCGGCATCACCGAGGTAGAAAAACGTGCCGTACGTGACAGTGCCGAAATTGCCGGCGCTAAGGAAGTATACCTGATATACGAGCCAATGGCTGCTGCTGTAGGTATTGGCATTGACGTAGAAGAACCAATGGGTAACATGATCATCGATATCGGTGGTGGCACCACCGAGATCGCCGTGATTGCCTTGTCGGGTATTGTTTGTGATCAATCCATCCGTGTAGCGGGAGATAACTTTGACTCCGACATTGTACAGTACATTCGCCGCCAGCACAACATAATGATTGGTGACCGTACTGCTGAAAAGATAAAGATAGAAGTAGGTGCAGCACTTCCGGAACTTACCGAACCACCTGCAGATTTTGCAGTTCAAGGGCGCGACTTGATGACAGGTGTACCAAAACAGATCACCGTATCATACACTGAAATTGCACACTGCCTTGATAAATCAATCTCTAAAATTGAAGAAGCGATATTAAAGGCATTGGAAATAACTCCACCGGAGCTTTCTGCGGATATTTACCAAACCGGCATTTACCTTACCGGCGGCGGCGCATTGCTGCGCGGGCTTGATAAACGCGTAGCTGCCAAAACCAAACTGCCCGTGCACGTGGCTGAAGACCCGCTTCGTGCTGTGGTACGCGGCACCGGCACCGCCCTTAAAAATATTGGTAATTTTAAGTTCTTAATGCAATAG
- the mreC gene encoding rod shape-determining protein MreC: MRNLLIFITKYNAFFLFLIFEIASLIIYIKYNSFQKATFINSTNKVTGELYARSDEVKGYLSLREVNDQLAKENAQLRNQLRSAKYADTLAKHLVTDTIYKQQYEYIDAKVINNSVNKRNNYLTIAKGAKDGIEKGMGVICAGGVVGKVSFVGEHLAIVQSLLHKDSRFSAMLVTNKEIGYVQWVDNLDPHKAVLTDVSNNAQPRVGEMVVTSQLSLFPAGIPFGKVSKLRTKGAGLFLNMEVNLSVDFSKLEYVYVIKNKFALEQATLEAQEKKDD; this comes from the coding sequence ATGCGTAACCTCCTGATATTTATCACTAAGTACAACGCATTCTTTCTTTTTCTCATTTTTGAGATTGCTTCGCTTATTATTTACATCAAGTACAACTCTTTTCAAAAGGCCACCTTTATAAACAGCACCAATAAAGTTACAGGTGAACTATATGCCCGCAGTGATGAAGTAAAGGGATACTTATCACTCCGGGAGGTAAATGACCAACTGGCGAAAGAAAACGCCCAATTACGTAATCAACTCCGTTCAGCAAAGTATGCTGATACTTTAGCTAAACACCTGGTAACCGACACTATATACAAACAGCAATATGAGTATATAGACGCTAAGGTGATCAACAACTCTGTTAACAAGCGCAACAACTATCTTACCATTGCGAAGGGTGCTAAAGACGGCATAGAAAAAGGTATGGGCGTAATATGTGCGGGCGGTGTAGTAGGTAAAGTGTCGTTTGTAGGGGAACATCTAGCTATTGTTCAGTCGCTGTTGCATAAAGACTCCCGCTTTAGCGCTATGCTGGTCACCAATAAAGAAATTGGCTATGTGCAATGGGTGGATAACCTTGACCCGCATAAAGCCGTATTGACTGACGTATCTAACAACGCGCAGCCACGTGTAGGTGAAATGGTTGTCACCTCGCAGCTATCACTATTCCCGGCAGGTATACCATTTGGGAAGGTTAGTAAACTACGTACAAAAGGGGCTGGCTTATTCCTTAACATGGAAGTAAACCTATCGGTAGATTTTAGTAAGCTGGAGTACGTATACGTAATTAAGAACAAGTTTGCCCTGGAGCAAGCCACGTTGGAGGCACAGGAGAAAAAAGATGATTAG
- a CDS encoding rod shape-determining protein MreD gives MIRVIIANLIRFVALVFLQVFLLKNIALYDLSTPFLYILFILLLPFETPNVLLFLLSFILGLTVDMFYDTPGLHAAACSLLALVRIIFISLTVQKEGFDNEPEPTLSIMGFRWFLTYALILTLFHHFFLFNIEVFRFSEIQYTLSRFLLSSIFTVFLMLVSGLIFYKRKERK, from the coding sequence ATGATTAGGGTAATTATAGCCAATTTGATCCGGTTTGTAGCACTTGTGTTTCTGCAAGTGTTCCTGCTCAAAAATATCGCTTTATACGATCTGTCTACTCCGTTTCTTTATATTCTGTTCATCCTGCTGCTGCCCTTCGAAACGCCGAATGTGCTGCTATTTTTATTGTCCTTTATATTGGGCCTGACCGTAGATATGTTTTACGATACACCCGGATTGCATGCCGCCGCCTGTTCGCTGCTTGCTTTAGTGCGTATTATATTCATCAGCCTGACCGTACAAAAAGAGGGATTTGATAACGAACCTGAGCCAACGTTAAGCATTATGGGTTTTCGCTGGTTCCTAACCTACGCGCTCATCCTCACCTTATTTCACCATTTTTTCCTTTTCAATATAGAGGTTTTCCGTTTTTCAGAAATCCAGTACACACTAAGCCGGTTCTTATTGAGTTCAATATTTACCGTATTTTTGATGCTGGTTTCCGGATTGATATTTTACAAAAGGAAAGAACGTAAATGA
- the mrdA gene encoding penicillin-binding protein 2, which produces MNSFFERRYIVAGIFIAFILMLLGRLFYMQVVDDRYFLFAQKNVVRRYIQFPARGPILDRTGHIMVQNEPVYDMIVLPALVKNLDTAELCKVLNIDTATFIKRMLKAKKYSPRLVSIFEREITAQQNAYFQERRSEFPGFDTQTRSIRTYPDSSAAQFLGYIGEVTDAMIKRSGGYYSPGDYVGITGVERSYEPLLRGQRGVENVLVDSRNVRKGSYANGAYDTAAVAGERLISSLDMRIQKLGEKLMQNKVGSIVAIEPATGEILCYVSTPTYDPNLLVGKERGNNIAKLYKDPYKPLFTRPVQAYYPPGSSFKPLSALIAMQERMIDPQTVYVCRGYYIAGNRKVKCFHGEVHGAVTLSTAIAHSCNGYFNMVFEKLINRKGGRNTDTSYSEWRNNVMKFGIGHKLDLDMPAEGRGLIPKATYYDKLYRKGGWRSSTITSLAIGQGELLATPLQLANIEATIANRGFYYKPHLIKSIGDRQVIKREYTLKNYVGVDSSYFKYAINGMQQVVEVGTAASSKIPDIIMCGKTGTVEVKNHKDNSVFVAFAPRDNPKIAIAVIVENSGQGATWAAPIASFIVEKYLKGTITKRSSGIYPEYYENANLLPIIEPKLTPKEKMKQDSLKRIKLDSLAKLKLKRPAKEPLEKDTANNSKAILPKTKDDE; this is translated from the coding sequence ATGAATAGTTTTTTCGAACGGAGATACATTGTCGCCGGTATATTTATTGCCTTTATATTAATGCTGCTTGGCCGCCTGTTTTACATGCAGGTGGTAGACGACCGCTATTTCTTGTTTGCACAAAAGAACGTAGTGCGCCGTTATATACAGTTCCCAGCCCGCGGCCCTATCCTTGATCGTACCGGGCACATTATGGTGCAGAACGAACCTGTGTACGACATGATAGTTCTGCCTGCTTTGGTTAAAAACCTCGACACTGCCGAACTTTGCAAGGTACTTAACATTGATACAGCAACTTTTATCAAGCGGATGCTTAAGGCAAAAAAGTACTCGCCAAGACTGGTATCCATATTTGAGCGGGAGATTACGGCACAACAAAACGCCTACTTTCAGGAACGCCGGTCGGAGTTCCCCGGGTTTGATACCCAAACGCGGTCTATACGCACCTACCCTGATTCATCTGCTGCACAGTTCCTGGGCTATATAGGTGAGGTTACAGATGCAATGATCAAACGCTCTGGCGGCTATTACAGTCCCGGAGACTATGTTGGCATTACCGGTGTGGAGCGTTCTTACGAGCCGTTGTTACGCGGACAACGGGGTGTAGAGAACGTTTTGGTAGACTCGCGTAACGTGCGCAAAGGTTCCTATGCCAACGGTGCTTACGATACCGCGGCAGTAGCCGGCGAACGCCTCATCTCTTCGCTTGACATGCGCATCCAAAAGCTGGGCGAAAAATTAATGCAGAACAAAGTAGGCAGTATTGTAGCTATTGAGCCTGCCACCGGCGAGATACTTTGCTATGTGAGCACGCCCACTTACGACCCTAATCTGCTGGTTGGCAAAGAGCGTGGCAATAACATTGCGAAACTTTACAAAGACCCATATAAACCCTTATTCACCCGGCCGGTACAGGCATACTACCCGCCGGGATCATCATTCAAGCCGTTGAGTGCGCTTATTGCGATGCAGGAAAGAATGATTGACCCGCAAACTGTTTACGTGTGCCGCGGCTATTATATTGCAGGCAACCGCAAGGTAAAGTGCTTCCACGGCGAGGTACATGGTGCAGTTACGCTTAGCACTGCCATTGCACATTCCTGCAACGGGTACTTCAACATGGTATTTGAAAAGCTGATTAACCGTAAAGGGGGCAGAAATACCGATACCAGCTACAGCGAGTGGCGCAATAATGTAATGAAATTTGGCATAGGCCATAAACTTGATCTGGATATGCCGGCAGAGGGCCGTGGCCTTATACCCAAAGCAACGTATTACGACAAACTTTACCGTAAAGGCGGATGGCGCTCCAGCACTATTACCTCGCTTGCTATTGGACAGGGCGAGTTATTAGCAACACCGCTGCAACTGGCCAATATAGAAGCTACCATTGCCAACAGGGGCTTTTACTACAAACCGCACCTTATCAAGTCTATCGGCGATAGACAAGTAATAAAGCGGGAATATACCCTAAAGAACTATGTGGGGGTAGATTCTAGCTATTTCAAATACGCTATTAATGGAATGCAGCAGGTGGTTGAGGTGGGTACGGCGGCAAGTTCCAAAATACCAGACATTATTATGTGCGGTAAAACAGGTACGGTGGAGGTTAAAAACCATAAAGATAACTCCGTGTTCGTAGCTTTTGCTCCGCGCGATAATCCGAAGATCGCTATTGCGGTTATTGTGGAGAACTCTGGGCAGGGCGCAACATGGGCTGCACCTATCGCCAGCTTTATTGTAGAGAAATATCTTAAAGGTACTATAACAAAACGCTCTTCAGGCATATACCCTGAGTATTATGAGAATGCGAACTTGCTACCCATTATAGAACCCAAGCTTACTCCTAAGGAAAAAATGAAGCAGGATAGCTTAAAGAGAATAAAACTCGATTCATTAGCAAAGTTAAAGTTGAAGCGGCCGGCTAAAGAACCTTTGGAAAAAGACACCGCAAACAATTCAAAAGCCATTTTGCCAAAAACAAAAGACGATGAATAA
- the rodA gene encoding rod shape-determining protein RodA, translated as MNNNNQQRGFFSNVDWVTVLLYLALCIIGWLNIRSAVFDESNPGFLDTDTQYGKQFIFIVTGLVIGTVILLLESRFLSSLAPLFYVVTVLLLILVLAIGHNVGGNQAWIDMGGGFRLQPSEFAKFSTCLLLARYLSATNVKVTDVKSFFIAGGIILLPMLLIKMQPDDGSTLVFCSLIFVLYREGLSPLFLIVVGLLITLFVTSLMFNHWYVIAAIVAATVAIVLTIKRNRPLIFKIVAGALISIAFVFVVKPLYEHGLKPHQRKRIDVVLGLTKDNKGVGYNQNQAKIAIGSGRVWGKGYLQGTQTKFSFVPEQSTDFIFCTVGEEWGFAGSVVVLGLYLFLLLRIIIIAERQRAPFSRIYAYGVASIIFFHVLINIAMATGIMPVIGIPLPFISYGGSSLWSFTILLFILLKLDSNRMGIIYG; from the coding sequence ATGAATAACAACAACCAGCAGCGAGGCTTCTTTTCCAACGTAGACTGGGTTACAGTGCTGCTTTATCTTGCCTTGTGCATTATAGGCTGGTTAAATATTAGGTCGGCAGTTTTCGACGAATCCAATCCCGGCTTTTTGGACACCGACACGCAATATGGCAAGCAGTTTATTTTTATTGTGACTGGTCTGGTCATAGGTACCGTTATATTGCTGCTGGAGAGCAGGTTTTTATCATCGCTGGCGCCCCTATTTTATGTGGTTACCGTACTGCTGCTCATATTGGTACTGGCCATAGGCCACAACGTAGGTGGTAACCAGGCGTGGATAGATATGGGTGGAGGTTTCAGGCTGCAACCTTCGGAGTTTGCTAAATTCTCCACTTGCTTGCTTCTAGCCAGATATCTTAGCGCCACCAACGTTAAGGTTACTGATGTTAAGTCTTTTTTCATTGCAGGTGGCATTATCCTGCTCCCTATGCTGCTTATAAAAATGCAGCCAGATGATGGCTCTACCCTTGTATTTTGTTCATTAATATTTGTGCTGTACCGAGAAGGATTATCGCCGCTGTTTCTGATCGTAGTTGGGCTGCTCATCACCTTGTTTGTTACTTCGCTTATGTTTAACCATTGGTATGTGATAGCGGCGATAGTAGCGGCAACAGTAGCCATTGTGCTTACTATCAAACGGAATCGTCCGCTTATCTTCAAGATTGTTGCAGGTGCTCTTATTAGTATCGCATTCGTTTTTGTAGTAAAACCGTTGTACGAACATGGGCTTAAACCCCACCAGCGTAAGCGTATAGATGTAGTGCTTGGCTTAACAAAAGATAACAAGGGTGTAGGCTACAACCAAAACCAGGCAAAAATAGCCATTGGCTCAGGCCGGGTATGGGGCAAAGGCTATTTACAGGGTACACAAACCAAATTCTCCTTTGTGCCCGAGCAAAGTACAGACTTTATCTTTTGCACCGTTGGTGAAGAGTGGGGGTTTGCAGGATCGGTAGTGGTGTTGGGCTTATACCTGTTTTTGCTGCTGCGAATTATAATTATAGCAGAGCGGCAGCGTGCGCCGTTCTCGCGAATTTACGCGTATGGGGTAGCATCTATCATCTTCTTCCACGTGCTTATAAATATTGCTATGGCTACGGGTATAATGCCTGTAATAGGTATCCCCCTACCCTTTATAAGTTATGGCGGATCATCGCTGTGGAGTTTTACTATCCTGTTGTTTATCCTGCTAAAACTGGATAGCAACCGTATGGGTATAATTTACGGCTAG
- a CDS encoding thymidine kinase, producing MYTEQVFRRNNEVGGSIEVICGSMFSGKTEELIRRVNRARIAKVKVEIFSPVTDTRYDKSAVVSHNLNSIPSTPVDKASALLKISDQTQVVGIDEAQFFDADLPQVCTSLANSGVRVIVAGLDMDFKGRPFGTMPEIMALAESVTKLHAVCVKCGSPALHSYRLVPDESQILLGEKESYEPRCRHCFNLDGDIL from the coding sequence TTGTACACAGAGCAGGTTTTTAGAAGGAATAACGAGGTTGGGGGCAGTATAGAAGTAATTTGCGGGTCGATGTTCTCTGGTAAAACCGAAGAGCTTATCCGCAGGGTAAACCGCGCACGTATAGCCAAAGTAAAGGTGGAAATATTTAGCCCTGTTACCGATACGCGTTATGATAAAAGCGCTGTAGTATCGCACAACCTCAATTCTATTCCCTCAACACCTGTAGATAAAGCTTCTGCATTATTAAAGATAAGTGACCAAACCCAGGTAGTAGGTATAGATGAAGCCCAGTTTTTTGATGCCGATCTGCCGCAGGTTTGCACCTCGCTCGCCAACAGTGGTGTAAGGGTGATTGTGGCTGGGCTGGACATGGATTTTAAAGGTCGCCCTTTTGGAACGATGCCAGAGATTATGGCCCTTGCCGAATCGGTAACCAAGCTGCACGCGGTTTGTGTAAAATGCGGTAGCCCCGCGCTGCACTCCTATCGCCTCGTGCCTGATGAGAGCCAGATCTTATTAGGTGAAAAAGAAAGTTACGAACCACGTTGCCGCCACTGCTTTAATCTTGACGGAGATATCCTATAA
- a CDS encoding putative quinol monooxygenase has product MSINLLACLHCKSDAELAFESELKKLVTASVDEPGCLAYELYQYKDEPYKYVIEEEWTDEDALGAHMETPHYKNFVRVSNALLRTAADVKILTRLI; this is encoded by the coding sequence ATGAGCATAAACCTGCTTGCTTGTTTGCATTGTAAAAGTGATGCTGAACTGGCATTTGAAAGCGAATTAAAGAAACTTGTCACAGCATCAGTTGACGAACCTGGATGTCTGGCGTACGAATTATACCAATATAAAGACGAGCCTTATAAATACGTTATTGAAGAAGAGTGGACTGATGAGGATGCACTTGGCGCGCATATGGAAACCCCTCATTACAAAAACTTTGTGCGGGTATCAAATGCTTTATTGAGAACCGCTGCCGACGTAAAAATACTCACAAGATTGATTTGA
- a CDS encoding response regulator — MAKKILVIEDDKDIRDTVTYALEDAGYEVISSENAKILRYIDQHKPDLVLLDNWLTEWRSDANGQQLSKQLKSDPATSHIPVIIVSAVSNVKEIAEAGLADGYLKKPFELSALVEMIDKHTA, encoded by the coding sequence ATGGCTAAGAAGATACTGGTAATTGAAGATGACAAAGATATAAGGGATACGGTTACCTATGCCCTTGAGGATGCAGGCTATGAAGTGATTTCGTCCGAAAATGCAAAAATTCTCAGGTACATAGATCAGCATAAACCCGACTTGGTGCTGCTAGACAACTGGCTTACCGAATGGCGCAGTGATGCTAACGGCCAACAGTTAAGCAAACAGCTAAAGTCTGATCCGGCGACCAGCCACATACCCGTAATTATTGTTTCGGCAGTAAGTAACGTTAAAGAAATTGCAGAAGCCGGTCTTGCAGATGGCTATCTCAAAAAACCTTTTGAGCTAAGCGCTTTAGTTGAAATGATAGATAAGCATACAGCTTAA